Below is a window of Candidatus Atribacteria bacterium ADurb.Bin276 DNA.
TTTTGGTTGGCGGTTGAATGGCAAAACTCTTTTGCTTTCTTAATGTTTCGATTTGATGAATGATTTTGACAGTTGCATTGGATAATGAAAAGGTTTCTTCCCAATCAAGTTGACAATTTATTTGGGAAGAAATGAGTGTAGTAATTGAGGAGAGTTGATTTTGAACATAATTAATAGCTTCTGGGGTCATCTGGTAGGGAACATCAATTAAATAGCAAGGTATTTTCCAGATGTTAGCTAAGGATTGAAAAAATCCAGCAGTACCCCGACAGATACTGGTTGTTGCTAATAAAAAATCAGGACGAGGAAATAGTTTGAAAAGGCTCATTCCCACTCCTGCTCGATGATAACTACAGAGGTCTTGAGAATACCAATTTTTTTCGGCAAATTCTAAGGGAAGATTCGAGAAACCAAGAGCGGCAACTAATCCAATTGTGATTTCGGGATAAAAAGGAATGGCACCGACAGCATGGATAAATTCACAGGGGAAAAAGAGGCTCGACCAAATCACTGGTCGGGAATGACTATAAAGCTCACGAATAGTTTTAATGGTTAATTGATATGATGTTTGAGGCAAGGTCGGTTCTGGAAATTTTCTTTTTAACCACCATTCATATATAGCTAATAAGTGGAAAAGACTCTTCCTATTGGCAAAAAACCGGGCAAGTGAAAGAGCTGTTGATGCTTTTAGGTTCATTGACTTAATAAAACTTCCCGAAAAGCATCGATGCGAGTTTCCCACTGTCCTATGGAAGAATAGGACATATCGTGTTCAACGGGAAGGAGGGGTATTTTTATCTGTTTTTTTAAAAAAGATAGGTCGTAAAGTGATTGATCGCAAAATTTAGGGTAAAAATAAACTATACCTTGTATACCGACTCGATTGATGAATTTTTGTAAGATTTCCAAGCGTTTTTGAGGATTATACCCGGGACAAGGAACTTTGTTTACCAAGTACCATCGAGCTAAGGTATCTAAAGCATGATGTTCAGGGGTATATTCGATATCAGGGAAGATATAACGTCTCATCCCCGTGGCTGATCCATCAAAAACTCGAAATTCCTTTTCTTCTAATAGTTGGATGATATTTTCAACAAAAAGATGAGAAGCAAGAAGAAGAATCGAAATTTTTGAAGAAATCGTAGAATCCAAGCTACTTTGGAGTTGGATTTTATCCCAAAGCAAAGAATCACCAGGAAGTTCTCCAGTCAAGAAAGTTTGGCTTCGGGTTTGTTTTACAGTGAAAGAGTGGTCAAGGATAATCCGAAGATTTTCGATAAAATTATATTGAGATATCCCTTGGAAGGAAAGAAGTTTATTGGCTAAATCATTGAGAGAGTGACGGTAAAATTTTAATGATTCTTGATTACTGACCAGTGGGATATGAAGATAATGACAGGGGGTTTTTGGTTGAAGAGCAATAAAAATATCATAAAGTTTTCTTCCGGCATCACAACCTCCCCCAAAAATAATAAAATTCAACTCCAGGTTTTTCTCGGCGAGGAGAGAATTGAGAAGAATTTTGGAAAATGGACAAAAAGGAGTGGGAAGATAAGGTATAGCTTGGGTTGTAGCAAGTGAATCGGACGATAGAAATACCGGTGTTGCGTTACAGGATTGAATTATTTCTTCAGGTATATAGCTACAAAAATATCCTACATTCATCGCTTCTCCACCTGGAATAATATAAAAAAGGGGAGGGCTTGATGGATAAATCAAGCCCTAAGGATAGTTCTAAAAAATCAATCGAAGCACCCAGACCACTACCCCAATGAGAAGTAGTAAGATGAGAATGGGTGCCGCTATTATAGCCACACCAGTTAAAAGGAGAATCAGCAAAATAGCACCGATTACCACCAAAACACCCGCAATAATAACTGGGAAAAAACGAAAAGCCAAAATAATGAGAAAAATCACACCAAGAATGGATAAAATCGTTCTCATTGCTTTACCCTCCTTTAATAATCATCAACCGAGTTTTTTGTAATCAAATCTTTTATCATTTGTAGAAGACGCAAAGATGCGGGGTTTGATGAAACCTTTGACATAAGAATTTCCTCTGGATCGATGCTTTCTTTATAAAGTTGACGATTGGCTTGACGATTTTGCTTGACTTGTGCCCCCTGAACCGATAGACCGATATATAAACCTCGAGATTGTGAATAAGAATAAATTGAAGAATCTAAATTCAAATCGACTTCGGCCGAAAAACTTCTTCCAATTGGTCCTGCTGCAACACTTACGTTTCCTCCCAGGGTTAAACCATCATTATAAAAAATTTCCATCCCATCCTGGTTCATAATTAAAAGAATTAAGCTGGTAGATTGAATTCCGACTTGAGGCCCAAAGCTTACTCCATATATTTTATAAAAAGCTGGACCATACCAGTTATTTTTATTGAACTCTTTTCGATATACTAAGCCATCACCATATTGAGCTCCTAATCCCAGCCCCAATCGAACTACCTTGGGGAAAATAGCAATAGCTTCAGCTTTTTCCAAAAGGTAGAAAAATACATCCCGCTCAGGTATTTTGGAAAGATCATGAAGAGCTTCAATGGACTGATCGATAATTTCATCGTTTGCTCTGGCGATAGGACCCAAAGAGAATAAAACTGTTAAAATTAAACTTAGTAAGAGAAACTTTTTGGTTTTATTCATTGCCTTACCACCTTTTTCCCAATTTAAGAGGGATTAATATTACCATATTTTCCAACCTCGCTGTTATTCTGAGGAGCGTATTTGGCGTCATGAGAATCCCATTCACTCACTCTGTCATTCTGAGGAGTCCGGTGTCTTTTACCAGACGATGTGAGAGTCTCATCCACCAAATCCGTCATTGCGAGGAGGCCAATCGTGCTTTGGTTGAACGACGTGGCAATCTCATTTAGAAAATATTTTTTATTCCTTTATTATTTTCTCAGGATAACCAGAAAAAAACGAAAAGCACCCTCCCCTCTGCAA
It encodes the following:
- the fldC gene encoding R-phenyllactate dehydratase beta subunit, whose product is MNVGYFCSYIPEEIIQSCNATPVFLSSDSLATTQAIPYLPTPFCPFSKILLNSLLAEKNLELNFIIFGGGCDAGRKLYDIFIALQPKTPCHYLHIPLVSNQESLKFYRHSLNDLANKLLSFQGISQYNFIENLRIILDHSFTVKQTRSQTFLTGELPGDSLLWDKIQLQSSLDSTISSKISILLLASHLFVENIIQLLEEKEFRVFDGSATGMRRYIFPDIEYTPEHHALDTLARWYLVNKVPCPGYNPQKRLEILQKFINRVGIQGIVYFYPKFCDQSLYDLSFLKKQIKIPLLPVEHDMSYSSIGQWETRIDAFREVLLSQ
- the fldB gene encoding R-phenyllactate dehydratase subunit alpha precursor, with product MNLKASTALSLARFFANRKSLFHLLAIYEWWLKRKFPEPTLPQTSYQLTIKTIRELYSHSRPVIWSSLFFPCEFIHAVGAIPFYPEITIGLVAALGFSNLPLEFAEKNWYSQDLCSYHRAGVGMSLFKLFPRPDFLLATTSICRGTAGFFQSLANIWKIPCYLIDVPYQMTPEAINYVQNQLSSITTLISSQINCQLDWEETFSLSNATVKIIHQIETLRKQKSFAIQPPTKNLDYLPYYFQFLGSPASKFFFEKFLEHLQKLKNPSTNSHRLIWLHLKPFYPNQLTALLNEYHFDVVYDEFASVFWEPLEPEKPFESLAKKIISSQNLTVPEKRILRILNWCEQFKANGVIQFNQWGCRQSQGMNFLLKNTLQQKGYPVLLLDGDHIDKKFYSEEQLRTRIEAFHEILEG